One window of Clarias gariepinus isolate MV-2021 ecotype Netherlands chromosome 21, CGAR_prim_01v2, whole genome shotgun sequence genomic DNA carries:
- the pheta1 gene encoding sesquipedalian-1, with protein MKLNERSVVHYATCGVPPDKSGFLMKKSERSGTFHRRWCVLKANLLFLFEERGRREPLGLVVLEGCTVELCESERVDFAFVIRFGPSHAHTLAADTQAEMEDWAKALARASFQYLRLVVRELEKQLEEAQKVQEHGAAEGGGGETPEDTPNPTCRENGIPWNEPEEFGNLGRENSISWNKPNGVSWDGDGGGSRMRPPPVPPRRRSPPEVRAAHGEVGVSPGTTCFSKLHDWYGKEVAQLRREWLQSQ; from the coding sequence ATGAAGCTGAACGAGCGGAGCGTGGTGCACTACGCCACCTGCGGCGTTCCCCCGGATAAGTCGGGTTTTCTGATGAAGAAGAGCGAGCGCAGCGGGACGTTCCACCGGCGCTGGTGCGTCCTGAAGGCCAACCTGCTGTTCCTGTTCGAGGAGCGCGGGCGGCGCGAGCCCCTGGGCCTGGTGGTGCTCGAGGGCTGCACGGTGGAGCTGTGCGAGAGCGAGCGCGTCGACTTCGCCTTCGTCATACGCTTCGGGCCGAGCCACGCGCACACGCTCGCCGCCGACACGCAGGCCGAGATGGAGGACTGGGCCAAGGCGTTGGCGCGCGCCAGCTTCCAGTACTTGCGCCTGGTGGTACGCGAGCTGGAGAAACAGCTGGAGGAGGCGCAGAAGGTGCAGGAGCACGGCGCGGcggagggaggaggaggagaaaccCCAGAGGACACTCCTAATCCAACATGCAGGGAGAACGGAATTCCCTGGAACGAACCGGAAGAGTTTGGAAACCTGGGACGAGAGAACAGCATCTCCTGGAACAAACCGAACGGCGTGTCCTGGGACGGCGACGGCGGCGGCTCGCGGATGCGTCCTCCACCCGTTCCTCCGCGCAGGAGAAGCCCTCCGGAGGTGCGCGCGGCACACGGCGAGGTGGGCGTGTCTCCTGGAACCACCTGCTTCTCCAAACTGCACGACTGGTACGGGAAGGAGGTGGCTCAGCTGCGGCGCGAGTGGCTGCAGAGTCAGTAG